TTCTTGTATGAATCTCCCAAAGGAGAGAGATCACTACAGAAGATGAGTGGGGAAGAGTTTTTAGACAATTTATAACCCAAAGAAACAAAAGGATATATTTTCTCATTAAAAGATTGTCCATTAAAAGAGTAAATATGAGTCATGGACTTCACATCATAAAACGAGACCCGACCCTCCTCATAATCCACAAACACCCCGATCCTCGCAGGCTTCACACTCAGAGAAAGAAGAACATATGAATCCTCACAAGCCCACAAACTGAAAGTGCCTTTAGCCACAGTCCAGTATCCATTCTGAGGAATCAGACTGACCGGCCCCTTCCTGCTGACAGATTCTCTGGCCACGCCCACATACCACTCGATCATCCCCTCCACCTGAACCTCATAGTAAAAACATCCTGAAGAGAATCCTTCAGTGCCAACAACACCCAGATAGTTATCAAACGTGTTATTTTGCTCTTCTTGATTCTCTtctctttgttctgtgttttcacaTCTCACTTGTTTGCCATCATGAGACACGATGAGACGAGGATGAGCTGAATCAGCATCCAGAGTCACATTCACTGTTAAAATATGAAGAATTCGGCTTTACACATGAATGTGTAACAATGATGAGAATAATAATATTAGTTTGTGCTTCTAGAAACTAAAGTCACTTTACAGAgaaataaagaaacacaaacacgcTGCATGAGAAAATTCACtgaagaaaacaagacaaatctAATAAATATCAAAACTACAAACAGATAAAATATGATAACAAAGATGTTTAATGTGATGACCGCATACATTCACCTGTAACAGCTACATCACTTCAATGATGTGATCAAACTTACCTGCACGTTTTCTTAACAGTGAAGTAGCTAAAAAGAGAGTCATAACAGAATGAGAGTTAAGATTTATGAGATCAAGAAATTACAAGAAATGTTCTGTAATAAATCATGTAATAAAGCAGTTTAAAACAAACTCACCACTTTCAGTGCTCTCCTCTCTCAGCAAAAGTGTCTCACGCTCTGAAAAAAGTTCAACGACAAGAgaaaacttaataaagaatgtaaaacaaagtaaaaacacaagaaatcacaaacaaacatgaacatttaaataacacttGGCTTTAATATTTGCTACCTGATCATGACAACATTGagctttctttaaaaaaataatgaaagttAACCATACAGAAATTGTATTTACCCTAAACAAACTAATTCATGTTGAcccaaacaaataaattacttcaacacttcacaataaggttgtttttgttaacatgAGTTAATGCATTatagctaacatgaacaataCCTTTCATCAAAAATCCATTTATTCATCCGAGTTCATGTTTATTTGctaacatgttttttaaatcacaAGTTAACATGAGTTGGTGCACAATGAACAAACACGAACAATTGtataaacattaataataaatgctgaaaactgCATTCctcaatgttagttcatgttagctgaTGCACTTCTGTAACCCTTTACAACTAAACACAGACACtattttaatcaaataagaAATCAAAAACTGTGTTTGTTTTACTGTTAAATCCAATATAACCCATTATTATGTGATGTCCATTAATCAAGTATTCAGTTCACCAAACAATTTATCAATAACTTAAAAAACACAAGAGACAAAATTACCCTCATTTATTCTCTGGTGATCCATTTGTAGACCTGAAgagaaaacaacattaaaataaaagatattaTTACTTAACAACTGCATACAGACAGCATTATATGACATGGATATTACCTCTCTTTTTATAGACGAATACAACGATCAACACTGCAGCAATCAAACTGAGCACAACAGCAAATGAAATCACTGAAGACTTCCAAGAGTGAAACATTTCACCtgcaaaacaaaactgagacTGTTTATTCTTCATTTATGAGTACAAACAATCCGTTTCATCGGACTGCAGTTAAcatccggtctgtgtttggctagtgtctaataattatataattaataattaattcataataataaaaaagattcagcctatgttttatttaatttatgttaatattaatttatattattattttattgtatactatttgtaataaataaacaatttcttgaattttgttgtatgtttattttattaaataaacaatttgttgaatggcgTCTGCAGTTTGGTcgtatttaaagaaaccgtgtggtacattgacatctagcggttgaccttggtatcgcagtctaaattcaaaatattggaaaaAAGTTTAGCCAAGTGAACGGTTGTTctctatggaggactaaacctgcaaaaattataaataaatgaatgtataaataaataaatatataaacgaataaatgtaataatatgaaaataaatacaggaatgaatggtttgataaaacaaaataattcgttttagctattattgatcttagctttaacttttcttttcattttttaaattgatttattattttttgtgtccatttttaattatttttaattattattattttttatttttagattattttatttatcatttccttttatttttacatttatttatttatacgtttatttatttttatatttatttattatcgcatgtatttatttccacttttatttatttattcttgtatttattcttacttttctgtgtcttgtatgataattagatgggttggtcttgcctactattggttcagcgtagattgaagcgtttgatcgattactcttgacttgttttggactaacgtcacgtcactcactgatcgtttgcttcgtgtataacgtttatggcgtgcgcacaattagctagagagttacagcatttagccaatgaagtcgataaccatgcatcaaatgactatgtgtcattcagattagatgcatttattgaggatttattacagattgacggagagataaatgacaaagttcttcaaaatctgtgcgagtcagggggtgctaaggtggtgaccaagttccggttacaggtcctctgccaaagaggtgcatgaacgacctcagcagattcgtcgattctgaaagcacaagacgacttgatattaagatgtctaataaacacagactttcttgttacatgattttgacattcttgttaagattgcaaattattggtatgatcgcccgtaacggctgaagcgaggtgaaaaaataaataaagcgatttgacacgggattcgtacccatacaataaagcgaggcagcgtgtcactacggtaacaatcacactaagctatttcgcaatgctagctgctgcggatctttgcaataatatcaagatgtcacacaacaatatgcagctggatgaatcaagggaatatgcccgttttaacttgtgacctctgtgttatttatctcttatggaatgtagtttacgagtaccgtttagtaaccacgtctttttagaaggaatggtttccatttgatggcccctgtagtgaaagaacgatgctcattactaccgtgttaacttgtgacttaagttcactatgtctcaattcatttacattatgttacatcatgttacattaaatctttacgctttttctaaccgaaaggctgcttataactatcactttgacaaagcgttagcttgcgacttcggtttacaagctcatctgtgtagttaaaccttattacattttgtgctttatgattttcaccagttgaactgtaacgccaccatagcatagcaccctctgactcgcacagactttgaatgtgctgcaaagaggctaacaaccgaggaagaactttgtcatttatctcgccgtcaatctgtaataaatcatcaataaatgcatctaatctgaatgacacatagtcatttgatgcatggttatcgacttcattggctaaatgctgtaactctctagctaattgtgcgcccgccatagttacttaacgttatacacgaagcaaacgatcagtgagtgacgtgacgttagtccaaaacaagtcaagagtaatcgatcaaacgcttcaatctacgctgaaccaatagtaggcaagaccaacccatctaattatcatacaagacacagaaaagtaagaataaatacaagaataaataaataaaagtggaaataaatacatgcgataataaataaatataaaaataaataaacgtataaataaataaatgtaaaaataaaaggaaatgataaataaaataatctaaaaataaaaaataataataataaaaaataattaaaaatggacacaaaaaataataaatcaatttaaaaaatgaaaagaaaagttaaagctaagatcaataatagctaaaacgaattattttgttttatcaaaccattcattcctgtatttattttcatattattacatttattcgtttatatatttatttatttatacattcatttatttataatttttgcaggtttagtcctccatagttctcgtttcttttgcttgttatcagaaataatctacaggcactcttttGTTTGTGAACGTGTACCGGAaattaagggcagtccacgaatgcgcgcatgcgcagtaacgtttgcttatgttgttgtttttctcaaACTAACGCTGGGTTTATTCTAACACAAACCCTTCACATAGTTACACGTGTGGAGCgatttgtgtttttctctcaCTGTCAGAAGACGGTCTCCTGTAAATCTGTGTAAAGTTTTGATGCATTTTCATGGAGAGATTTGAGGGAGATTTCATGGACGTAGGCTAAATATTATCATCATATGTATTTTTATGGGGTGTGTAAGTCACCATATATTTAAACTTATATGATCTTAATCACTGTCCAAAACAAAGCATCATTGAAACATGTCAGCAGCTCCGAGCAACTGTTATCTAGGcttgaaaaacattttcacttaCAGTAAGCCTGTGCATGAC
This window of the Triplophysa rosa unplaced genomic scaffold, Trosa_1v2 scaffold25_ERROPOS5509801+, whole genome shotgun sequence genome carries:
- the LOC130550231 gene encoding butyrophilin subfamily 2 member A2-like; the encoded protein is MFHSWKSSVISFAVVLSLIAAVLIVVFVYKKRGLQMDHQRINEERETLLLREESTESATSLLRKRAVNVTLDADSAHPRLIVSHDGKQVRCENTEQREENQEEQNNTFDNYLGVVGTEGFSSGCFYYEVQVEGMIEWYVGVARESVSRKGPVSLIPQNGYWTVAKGTFSLWACEDSYVLLSLSVKPARIGVFVDYEEGRVSFYDVKSMTHIYSFNGQSFNEKIYPFVSLGYKLSKNSSPLIFCSDLSPLGDSYKNT